A single genomic interval of Musa acuminata AAA Group cultivar baxijiao chromosome BXJ3-4, Cavendish_Baxijiao_AAA, whole genome shotgun sequence harbors:
- the LOC135586374 gene encoding uncharacterized protein LOC135586374 codes for MVGILQFFDFGQGRSSHKLPLLSKRNDGLEAPRNSLEFPMEAYQSFQVAHEDIPYSHRYSNKDGVCQNGARMKELIDDEMSKRTKDRCNGPSVVARLMGMDALPSDIKPVIHAKEPNDMKKPRKELASISSNQQASLILKTMRQSNEFLPYQIEQDFDQHTKDRDMDKPQPREHPQEELLQKFKKEFEEWQASKAWERSVTLELGNDLRKEKHINTSPQEILNSFVDAKRNSFVKKTTEFKRHVPLARLGTHWEQEDLLSSEASVSKHSETGLTKDNFFGDNARSKSFAPKSDHEMEISTLPRRIVILRPDYEMNDNTEESCLCSPVMLQKGKNMHDFLEQVKERLIIEIEGKPSLETTTIWAQSEAFASERLSDCKQIVPKTVKGLSESFSIGYKTTLMQSRSTRSYRNEVQFSGRSSPEFIPQDSKKLMSERLKNVQKDDIDIMDPLISSGRLITSISSKEAEKFNYMQYLSKKSSKKVASWEEKKFLNESKSFRHDQGQAFDVGDESPPNLFRSFSAPVSRTAFGKLLLEDRNATAAVHICRKHEASENDLMEARKKTKDGFNIKNRVSSLKQNFTLKGKLFGKRIQLMDESSEDEFLFMKDTETSPFVINFGFEQENSTEVPPSPASVCSSPHDEICRPYYPSPVSPLEALFHEDHPSLPASGEPNSNIPESNLLEEVDYDRSEEATDELKPAEDELPEIEGNAKAYLRDILITCGLFERNHFNQCLWEWDTPRKPIPILVFDEVEETYRRNDKLESRTTLICEGEDADFSHRILFSLLNEALLRVTQNSKPGSTVKKWFPGPGRVPQGDQLLDSLWHLIQVYINPPVDESHPLESIVAQEMNQTSWSGMLHEDVDIISVEIELLIVENLIDEFVCSLS; via the exons ATGGTAGGAATACTGcaattctttgattttggtcaGGGTAGATCCTCCCACAAGCTGCCGCTGCTTAGTAAACGGAACGATG GGCTTGAAGCTCCTAGGAACAGCTTGGAGTTTCCAATGGAAGCATATCAGAGCTTTCAAGTGGCTCATGAGGACATTCCG TACTCCCATCGTTACTCCAACAAAGATGGTGTCTGTCAAAATGGAGCTCGTATGAAAGAGTTGATTGATGATGAGATGTCCAAAAGAACAAAGGATCGATGCAATGGACCAAGTGTGGTGGCCAGACTGATGGGAATGGATGCACTACCTTCAGACATCAAGCCTGTGATCCATGCGAAGGAGCCGAATGACATGAAGAAACCGAGAAAGGAGCTTGCCAGTATCTCTTCTAATCAGCAAGCCTCGCTAATCTTGAAAACCATGAGACAGTCGAATGAGTTTTTGCCTTATCAAATCGAGCAAGATTTTGATCAGCATACCAAGGACCGTGATATGGATAAACCACAACCAAGAGAGCATCCTCAAGAGGAATTATTGCAGAAGTTCAAGAAGGAATTTGAGGAATGGCAAGCATCCAAGGCATGGGAGAGATCAGTGACCCTTGAACTCGGAAATGACCTTCGAAAGGAAAAACATATAAACACGTCTCCACAAGAAATTCTCAACAGTTTTGTGGATGCCAAGAGAAATTCATTTGTGAAGAAAACCACAGAGTTCAAACGTCATGTTCCATTGGCTAGACTAGGCACACATTGGGAACAAGAGGACCTTCTGAGTTCTGAAGCTTCTGTGAGTAAACATAGTGAAACTGGACTAACAAAAGACAATTTTTTCGGAGACAATGCACGAAGTAAGTCCTTTGCTCCTAAATCTGATCATGAGATGGAGATATCTACTTTGCCACGAAGGATAGTGATTCTTAGACCTGATTACGAGATGAATGACAACACTGAAGAGTCCTGCTTATGCTCACCTGTGATGTTACAGAAAGGAAAGAACATGCATGATTTCCTTGAACAGGTCAAGGAAAGACTCATTATTGAAATTGAAGGGAAACCCAGCCTTGAGACCACAACTATATGGGCTCAGTCTGAGGCTTTTGCCAGCGAAAGATTATCTGATTGCAAACAAATTGTACCAAAAACTGTCAAAGGGTTAAGTGAATCTTTTTCTATAGGTTACAAGACTACATTGATGCAATCAAGATCGACAAGGTCATATAGAAACGAAGTCCAATTCAGTGGACGGAGTTCCCCAGAGTTTATCCCCCAGGATTCTAAAAAACTAATGTCAGAAAGGTTGAAGAATGTCCAGAAGGATGACATAGATATAATGGATCCTTTGATTTCCAGTGGGAGACTAATTACATCGATTTCAAGCAAAGAAGCAGAGAAATTCAATTATATGCAGTATCTTTCCAAGAAGAGCAGTAAAAAGGTAGCCTCCtgggaagagaagaaatttctaaATGAGTCAAAATCTTTTAGACACGACCAGGGGCAGGCATTTGATGTTGGTGATGAGTCTCCACCGAATCTTTTCAGATCATTTTCTGCTCCTGTTTCTCGAACTGCTTTTGGGAAACTTCTTTTGGAAGACAGGAATGCAACGGCAGCAGTCCACATCTGCAGGAAACATGAAGCATCTGAAAATGACTTAATGGAAGCGAGGAAAAAGACGAAAGATGGGTTTAACATAAAAAACAGAGTTTCAAGCttgaaacaaaattttacattaaagGGTAAGCTTTTTGGGAAGAGGATCCAATTGATGGATGAATCAAGTGAAGATGAATTTCTATTCATGAAAGATACTGAAACTTCACCTTTTGTCATTAACTTTGGCTTTGAACAG GAGAACTCAACTGAGGTTCCACCAAGCCCAGCATCAGTGTGCAGCAGCCCCCATGATGAGATCTGTAGGCCTTACTATCCAAGTCCAGTATCTCCACTGGAGGCACTATTCCATGAAGACCATCCTTCCTTACCAGCTTCAGGAGAACCAAACTCAAATATTCCTG AGTCAAATTTGCTAGAAGAAGTTGACTATGATAGATCTGAGGAAGCAACAGATGAATTAAAACCTGCTGAAGATGAACTTCCCGAGATAGAAGGCAACGCAAAAGCTTATTTAAGAGATATCCTCATTACTTGTGGCCTGTTTGAAAGAAATCACTTTAATCAGTGCCTCTGggagtgggataccccaagaaaaccaaTTCCTATATTGGTGTTTGATGAAGTCGAGGAAACATATCGAAGAAATGACAAGCTGGAGAGTAGGACAACCCTCATTTGTGAGGGCGAAGACGCTGACTTTAGTCATAGAATTCTATTCAGTTTGCTGAACGAGGCATTGCTAAGGGTTACGCAGAATTCAAAGCCTGGCTCTACAGTGAAGAAATGGTTCCCAGGTCCCGGAAGAGTACCACAAGGGGACCAACTCTTGGACAGCTTGTGGCATCTGATTCAAGTGTACATCAACCCACCTGTGGATGAATCACATCCTTTAGAGAGCATTGTAGCCCAAGAGATGAATCAAACATCGTGGTCTGGTATGTTGCATGAGGATGTCGATATAATCTCTGTGGAGATAGAGCTTTTAATTGTAGAAAATTTGATTGATGAGTTTGTATGTAGTTTGTCATAG